In the Portunus trituberculatus isolate SZX2019 chromosome 21, ASM1759143v1, whole genome shotgun sequence genome, one interval contains:
- the LOC123507223 gene encoding uncharacterized protein LOC123507223 isoform X2 has protein sequence MSVACRWTRRLCGRHLTLNRGMHSSAVLSNKEDETPKKVWVTHHREGEKMSWNVPSEPVDVRQKIPDNEWRGLLHRIAPKKPIRADFMSYMQRGIDLRPSSIKRWWGNMQTEAAAKDQMYKPERVAVLGFELAAAHFVVHRGGRVRFRGVKEWVEQNEDEEYELSRHYQPGVYIEEVDASKINLVYEGLESMKNLMYLKNLSVSGCAHIDDWCIDRICCQFSGTLEHLDISGCTKVTERGIGALARLSGCQSVHHLTDNCALSTLPAWMVSRISDYSASS, from the exons ATGTCTGTTGCATGTCGCTGGACCAGACGGTTGTGCGGTAGGCACCTCACTCTGAACCGAGGCATGCACTCCTCTGCAGTGCTCTCCAATAAAGAAGATGAAACCCCAAAGAAAGTTTGGGTCACCCACCACCGTGAGGGTGAGAAAATGTCATGGAATGTCCCCAGTGAACCTGTTGATGTCAG ACAGAAGATACCTGACAATGAGTGGCGGGGACTCCTGCACCGGATTGCACCAAAGAAACCCATCAGAGCAGACTTTATGAGCTACATGCAGAGAGGGATTGACTTGCGGCCATCCTCCATCAAAAGGTGGTGGGGCAATATGCAGACTGAGGCAGCAGCAAAAGATCAAAt GTACAAACCAGAGCGTGTGGCAGTGTTGGGGTTTGAGTTGGCTGCAGCTCACTTTGTTGTTCACCGTGGGGGGAGGGTGCGCTTCAGGGGCGTCAAGGAGTGGGTGGAGCAGAATGAGGATGAAGAGTATGAGTTGTCAAGACACTATCAGCCTGGCGTGTATATAGAGGAGGTGGATGCGAGTAAAATTAACCTGGTGTATGAAGGTCTGGAGAGCATGa AAAACCTCATGTACCTGAAGAATCTCTCTGTATCTGGCTGTGCCCACATTGATGACTGGTGCATTGATCGGATCTGCTGTCAGTTCTCAGGCACCTTGGAGCACCTTGACATCAGCGGGTGTACCAAGGTGACAGAGCGTGGTATTGGAGCGCTGGCGAGACTGAG TGGTTGTCAGTCTGTCCATCATTTGACAGACAACTGCGCACTCTCAACATTACCGGCCTGGATGGTGTCAAGGATATCAGACTACTCTGCCTCCTCCTAA
- the LOC123507226 gene encoding uncharacterized protein LOC123507226 has protein sequence MALLDGHVLAASSPAPTPPPPVTSLPRLSRKRRMNFFDIANLLDSDGNLQNEMMVFAFAATMLSTIPILLGNEFDINVGLKRKKRDDDLYQDEVKAASFSQDSFPSRPAHSKRRTGGRDKNTNEAQTVSFYDSFTEFPEKTLTPSVEDAYSSRGADKLAEKETQEPKDTWLKKLLYYFLR, from the coding sequence ATGGCTTTGTTGGATGGACATGTACTGGCTGCCTCGAGTCCCGCCCCAACGCCCCCACCGCCCGTCAcctccctgcctcgcctctccaGGAAGCGGAGGATGAACTTCTTCGACATCGCCAACCTGCTGGACTCTGACGGCAACCTGCAGAACGAGATGATGGTGTTCGCCTTCGCCGCCACCATGCTCTCCACCATCCCCATCCTCCTGGGCAACGAGTTTGACATTAACGTGGGactcaagaggaagaaaagggatgaCGACCTGTACCAAGATGAAGTAAAGGCCGCGAGCTTCTCACAAGATAGTTTCCCCTCTAGACCCGCTCACAGcaagaggaggacaggaggacgagacaaaaatacaaatgaagcaCAGACCGTGAGTTTCTATGACAGTTTCACGGAGTTCCCGGAAAAAACACTCACGCCCTCTGTGGAAGATGCATACTCGTCCCGCGGCGCAGATAAGCTTGCGGAAAAGGAGACTCAAGAACCAAAAGACACGTGGCTGAAAAAACTCCTCTATTATTTCCTCAGATAG
- the LOC123507223 gene encoding distal membrane-arm assembly complex protein 2-like isoform X1 — protein MSVACRWTRRLCGRHLTLNRGMHSSAVLSNKEDETPKKVWVTHHREGEKMSWNVPSEPVDVRQKIPDNEWRGLLHRIAPKKPIRADFMSYMQRGIDLRPSSIKRWWGNMQTEAAAKDQMYKPERVAVLGFELAAAHFVVHRGGRVRFRGVKEWVEQNEDEEYELSRHYQPGVYIEEVDASKINLVYEGLESMKNLMYLKNLSVSGCAHIDDWCIDRICCQFSGTLEHLDISGCTKVTERGIGALARLRQLRTLNITGLDGVKDIRLLCLLLKDDLPQLKISGINYFNPETLEHS, from the exons ATGTCTGTTGCATGTCGCTGGACCAGACGGTTGTGCGGTAGGCACCTCACTCTGAACCGAGGCATGCACTCCTCTGCAGTGCTCTCCAATAAAGAAGATGAAACCCCAAAGAAAGTTTGGGTCACCCACCACCGTGAGGGTGAGAAAATGTCATGGAATGTCCCCAGTGAACCTGTTGATGTCAG ACAGAAGATACCTGACAATGAGTGGCGGGGACTCCTGCACCGGATTGCACCAAAGAAACCCATCAGAGCAGACTTTATGAGCTACATGCAGAGAGGGATTGACTTGCGGCCATCCTCCATCAAAAGGTGGTGGGGCAATATGCAGACTGAGGCAGCAGCAAAAGATCAAAt GTACAAACCAGAGCGTGTGGCAGTGTTGGGGTTTGAGTTGGCTGCAGCTCACTTTGTTGTTCACCGTGGGGGGAGGGTGCGCTTCAGGGGCGTCAAGGAGTGGGTGGAGCAGAATGAGGATGAAGAGTATGAGTTGTCAAGACACTATCAGCCTGGCGTGTATATAGAGGAGGTGGATGCGAGTAAAATTAACCTGGTGTATGAAGGTCTGGAGAGCATGa AAAACCTCATGTACCTGAAGAATCTCTCTGTATCTGGCTGTGCCCACATTGATGACTGGTGCATTGATCGGATCTGCTGTCAGTTCTCAGGCACCTTGGAGCACCTTGACATCAGCGGGTGTACCAAGGTGACAGAGCGTGGTATTGGAGCGCTGGCGAGACTGAG ACAACTGCGCACTCTCAACATTACCGGCCTGGATGGTGTCAAGGATATCAGACTACTCTGCCTCCTCCTAAAAGACGACCTGCCTCAACTCAAAATATctggcatcaattacttcaatCCTGAGACATTAGAACATTCATAG